Proteins from a genomic interval of Microbacterium abyssi:
- a CDS encoding ABC transporter ATP-binding protein, with protein sequence MPSALDFTDVVVRRDGRNIVDHVTWQVADDQRWVVLGPNGAGKTTLLQLADTLMHPTSGTVTILGETLGRTDVFEIRPRIGFASSAMAKRIPREETVLNVVLTAAYSVTGRWNELYENIDERRALRVLGEWKLDHLADRTFGTLSDGEQKRVQIARAVMTDPELLLLDEPTASLDLGAREELLGLLSGYASSPTTPAMVMVTHHVEEIPVGFTHVLLLRDGEVVSAGPIEQTLTADALTEAFGMPISLSAEDGRYAARASA encoded by the coding sequence ATGCCGAGCGCTCTTGATTTCACCGATGTCGTCGTGCGCCGTGACGGGCGCAACATCGTCGATCATGTGACCTGGCAGGTCGCAGACGACCAGCGATGGGTGGTGCTCGGGCCGAACGGCGCGGGCAAGACCACGCTGCTGCAGCTGGCGGACACGCTCATGCACCCGACATCCGGGACCGTGACGATCCTCGGCGAGACGCTCGGCCGCACCGACGTCTTCGAGATCCGACCGCGGATCGGCTTCGCGTCCTCGGCGATGGCCAAGCGCATCCCGCGCGAGGAGACAGTGCTCAACGTCGTCCTGACCGCGGCGTACTCGGTCACCGGCCGGTGGAACGAACTGTACGAGAACATCGACGAGCGCCGCGCGCTGCGCGTCCTGGGGGAGTGGAAGCTCGATCACCTCGCCGATCGCACGTTCGGCACACTCAGCGACGGCGAGCAGAAGCGTGTGCAGATCGCGCGCGCGGTGATGACCGACCCCGAGCTCCTGCTGCTCGACGAGCCGACCGCATCGCTGGACCTCGGAGCACGTGAAGAGCTGCTGGGACTGCTCAGCGGCTACGCATCTTCGCCGACGACGCCGGCCATGGTGATGGTCACGCATCACGTCGAGGAGATCCCCGTGGGCTTTACGCACGTGCTGCTGCTGCGCGATGGAGAGGTCGTCTCGGCAGGTCCCATCGAGCAGACGCTGACGGCGGATGCTCTCACCGAAGCGTTCGGCATGCCGATCTCCCTGTCGGCGGAGGACGGCCGATACGCGGCCCGCGCATCGGCCTGA
- a CDS encoding type B 50S ribosomal protein L31, which produces MKTDIHPDYKNVVFRDLGSGETFLTRSTVTSDKTIELDGVEYPVIDVEISSASHPFYTGKQRIMDSAGRVEKFNQRFKGFGGSK; this is translated from the coding sequence ATGAAGACTGACATTCACCCCGACTACAAGAACGTCGTATTCCGCGACCTCGGCTCGGGCGAGACCTTCCTGACCCGTTCCACGGTCACCAGCGACAAGACCATCGAGCTGGACGGCGTGGAGTACCCGGTCATCGACGTCGAGATCTCCTCGGCCTCGCACCCGTTCTACACGGGCAAGCAGCGCATCATGGACTCGGCCGGTCGCGTCGAGAAGTTCAACCAGCGCTTCAAGGGCTTCGGCGGCAGCAAGTAA
- a CDS encoding 3'-5' exonuclease, which produces MALDLDLPTWLGRIGVFDLETTGVDVTADRIVTAHVGVLDAKGREIAARSWLADPGVPIPDGAAAVHGITTEQARAHGRPAHEVVAEVADSLRSLFAQGLPVVAYNAAYDFSLLTHECVRHGFPVLEAPGPIIDPLVIDKAVDRYRKGKRTLEVVAQHYGVPLDGAHEASADAIAAGRVAQAIARSFPLAGSAHELHTQQIGWARTQAESLTEYFIRIGRIEPEDALDGTWPVRDRTSGSI; this is translated from the coding sequence ATGGCACTCGATCTCGACCTCCCGACCTGGCTCGGCCGCATCGGCGTCTTCGACCTGGAGACGACCGGCGTCGATGTCACGGCCGACCGCATCGTCACAGCGCACGTCGGCGTGCTCGACGCGAAGGGGCGTGAGATCGCCGCCCGTTCCTGGCTCGCCGACCCGGGCGTGCCCATCCCCGACGGCGCCGCGGCGGTGCACGGCATCACGACCGAGCAGGCGCGAGCACACGGCAGGCCCGCCCACGAGGTCGTCGCCGAGGTCGCGGATTCGCTGCGATCGCTGTTCGCGCAGGGTCTTCCCGTCGTCGCGTACAACGCCGCCTACGATTTCTCGCTTCTCACTCACGAGTGCGTCCGCCATGGCTTCCCTGTCCTCGAGGCACCGGGACCGATCATCGATCCGCTGGTGATCGACAAGGCCGTCGACCGCTACAGGAAGGGCAAGCGCACTCTGGAGGTCGTCGCACAGCACTACGGAGTCCCGCTCGACGGCGCGCACGAGGCGTCGGCGGATGCGATCGCCGCGGGGCGCGTCGCCCAGGCGATCGCGCGGAGCTTTCCGCTCGCGGGCTCTGCGCACGAGCTCCACACGCAGCAGATCGGCTGGGCGCGTACCCAGGCCGAGAGTCTCACCGAGTACTTCATCCGGATCGGGCGCATCGAGCCTGAAGACGCCCTCGACGGCACGTGGCCCGTGCGGGACAGAACTTCGGGATCGATCTGA
- a CDS encoding alpha/beta fold hydrolase, giving the protein MPVPSPYADRLSRIPIERREVDVRGGRTAYWVYGPETAAMTIIAVHGFRGEHHGLEPVLAYLPEVRVIGPDLPGFGESAPLPGRTHDLDEYAQWLREFAAAVAPGAIILGHSFGSIVVSAAVAGGLETPRLILINPIGAPALEGPKGVLTKLAVLYYALGARLPAVIGTALLRNRLIVRGMSIVMAKTKDPDLRRFIHDQHDTYFSDFADRDALRDAFVASVSHDVRAFAADIDVPVLLVAAQQDDITPIEAERHLATLFADAELVEIADVGHLIHYETPAEAAGAIRRFLRVPVARDR; this is encoded by the coding sequence ATGCCCGTGCCCTCGCCCTATGCCGATCGGCTCAGCCGCATCCCGATCGAACGACGCGAGGTCGACGTACGCGGTGGTCGCACCGCCTACTGGGTCTACGGGCCGGAAACCGCCGCGATGACGATCATCGCCGTGCACGGCTTCCGCGGCGAGCACCACGGTCTCGAACCCGTTCTCGCCTACCTCCCCGAGGTCAGGGTCATCGGCCCCGATCTGCCGGGGTTCGGTGAGAGTGCACCGCTGCCCGGGCGCACCCATGATCTCGACGAGTACGCGCAATGGCTGCGCGAGTTCGCAGCCGCCGTCGCCCCCGGTGCGATCATCCTCGGTCATTCCTTCGGCTCGATCGTCGTCTCCGCCGCCGTCGCAGGGGGCCTGGAGACGCCACGACTGATCCTCATCAACCCCATCGGCGCGCCGGCGCTGGAGGGGCCGAAGGGCGTCCTGACCAAGCTCGCCGTGCTCTACTACGCGCTCGGAGCGAGGCTCCCGGCCGTCATAGGCACGGCGCTGTTGCGCAACCGCCTGATCGTGCGGGGGATGAGCATCGTGATGGCGAAGACGAAGGACCCTGACCTCCGCCGTTTCATCCACGATCAGCACGACACGTACTTCTCCGACTTCGCCGACCGCGACGCGCTGCGTGACGCGTTCGTGGCGAGCGTCTCACACGACGTCCGGGCGTTCGCTGCCGACATCGACGTGCCCGTGCTCCTGGTCGCCGCCCAGCAAGACGACATCACCCCGATCGAGGCCGAGCGGCACCTGGCGACGCTGTTCGCGGATGCGGAACTCGTCGAGATCGCGGACGTCGGCCATCTCATCCACTACGAGACGCCTGCGGAGGCAGCCGGTGCTATCCGCCGCTTCCTCAGGGTTCCCGTCGCGCGAGACCGATGA
- a CDS encoding Lrp/AsnC family transcriptional regulator has product MSTLDRVDLELLSALSEDPRMTVVALAERLGLSRNTIQARMARLEQTGVFLSYERSFSPEVLGFPLQAFINIGLRQTELPRITAELARIPEVLQVHGLSGSIDLLARVACRDARHLFDTDARILSIEGVERTETSLAMGEVIPYRVAGLIGLARREP; this is encoded by the coding sequence ATGTCCACGCTTGATCGTGTAGATCTCGAACTGCTGAGTGCGCTGTCCGAGGACCCGCGCATGACCGTCGTCGCGCTCGCCGAACGCCTCGGTCTTTCGCGCAACACCATCCAGGCCCGAATGGCCCGGCTGGAGCAGACCGGCGTCTTCCTGTCCTACGAGCGATCGTTCTCACCGGAGGTGCTTGGGTTCCCCCTTCAGGCCTTCATCAACATCGGTCTGCGGCAGACTGAGCTTCCCCGGATCACGGCAGAGCTCGCGCGCATCCCCGAGGTGCTGCAGGTACACGGCCTGAGCGGATCGATCGATCTGCTGGCCCGCGTGGCCTGCCGCGATGCCCGGCACCTGTTCGACACGGATGCCCGCATCCTGTCGATCGAGGGGGTCGAGCGCACCGAGACGTCGCTGGCGATGGGCGAGGTCATCCCCTACCGCGTCGCCGGACTCATCGGTCTCGCGCGACGGGAACCCTGA
- the pdhA gene encoding pyruvate dehydrogenase (acetyl-transferring) E1 component subunit alpha has translation MSPQTTPIADTTQDLELAERLIAPDGTRLSNPELDAFVSDVDPAQLRALHRDMVILRRIDAEGVALQRQGQLGLWAPCNGQEASQIGTARALDPIDFVFPSYRETGVIYARGAQPGDFVRVWRGEEGAPYDPMQMRVAPLQIIIGAQTLHAVGYAMGIKQEKAPEVAVTYFGDGATSQGDVNEAMVFAASYQAPVVFVCQNNHWAISEPVALQSQYPISGRAPGFGIPSIRVDGNDVLACMAAMRWALAHARDGKGPAFIEAVTYRMGPHTTSDDPTRYRDPAELESWKTRDPIARVESYLRGLGEIDNEQIAATHADADKMAREMRAECLGMVTREPLAVFDGVYAEPHCGIDRQRDEYAAYLATFEEA, from the coding sequence ATGTCACCGCAGACCACTCCGATCGCAGACACAACGCAGGATCTCGAACTCGCAGAGCGGCTGATCGCTCCGGACGGGACCCGGCTGAGCAATCCCGAACTCGACGCGTTCGTGTCCGATGTCGATCCCGCACAGCTGCGTGCGCTGCACCGCGACATGGTCATCCTTCGTCGCATCGACGCCGAGGGCGTCGCCCTGCAGCGTCAGGGTCAGCTCGGTCTCTGGGCGCCGTGCAACGGCCAGGAGGCCTCCCAGATCGGGACGGCCCGCGCGTTGGACCCGATCGACTTCGTGTTCCCGAGCTATCGCGAGACCGGGGTCATCTACGCCCGCGGTGCCCAGCCAGGCGACTTCGTGCGCGTCTGGCGCGGTGAGGAGGGTGCGCCGTACGACCCCATGCAGATGCGAGTGGCCCCGCTCCAGATCATCATCGGGGCCCAGACGTTGCATGCTGTCGGTTACGCGATGGGCATCAAGCAAGAGAAGGCTCCTGAGGTAGCCGTGACCTACTTCGGCGACGGCGCGACGAGCCAGGGCGACGTCAACGAGGCGATGGTTTTCGCAGCCTCGTACCAGGCACCGGTCGTGTTCGTCTGCCAGAACAACCACTGGGCGATCTCCGAGCCGGTCGCTCTGCAGTCGCAGTACCCGATCTCGGGCCGCGCCCCCGGCTTCGGCATCCCGAGCATACGGGTCGACGGCAACGACGTGCTCGCGTGCATGGCGGCGATGCGCTGGGCGCTTGCGCACGCTCGCGACGGCAAGGGCCCCGCCTTCATCGAGGCGGTGACATATCGGATGGGACCCCATACGACGTCGGACGACCCCACGCGATACCGCGACCCGGCCGAGCTCGAGTCGTGGAAGACCCGTGACCCGATTGCGCGCGTCGAGTCGTACCTGCGCGGTCTCGGCGAGATCGACAACGAGCAGATCGCTGCTACCCATGCCGATGCCGACAAGATGGCGCGCGAGATGCGCGCCGAATGCCTCGGCATGGTCACGCGCGAGCCGCTGGCTGTGTTCGACGGGGTGTATGCCGAGCCGCACTGCGGCATCGACCGGCAGCGCGACGAGTACGCCGCGTACCTCGCCACCTTCGAGGAGGCCTGA
- a CDS encoding alpha-ketoacid dehydrogenase subunit beta, translated as MTQLTLGKALNAGLHKAMHDDDKVVIMGEDIGKLGGVFRITDGLLDEFGAARVIDTPLAESGIVGTAVGLAYRGYRPVVEIQFDGFVYPAFDQIVSQVAKLHYRTQGRVKMPITIRIPWAGGIGAAEHHSESPEAYFVHTAGLRVIAVSNPQDAYRCLQQAIASDDPVIFFEPKRLYHHKGEVDLDASLADAPPMGLAHVVRQGTDATILTYGAMVSTVLDAASAAEDEGLSLEVIDLRSLSPIDYDTIAAAVRRTGRVVVAHEASREAGVAAEVIASITERCFEYLEAAPVRVTGHDVPYPPAKLEKFHLPDLDRILDAVDRVLDRPNSLTGAES; from the coding sequence ATGACCCAGCTCACGCTCGGCAAGGCCCTCAACGCCGGCCTTCACAAGGCCATGCACGACGACGACAAGGTCGTCATCATGGGCGAGGACATCGGCAAGCTCGGTGGTGTCTTCCGGATCACCGACGGGCTGCTCGACGAGTTCGGCGCGGCCCGCGTGATCGACACGCCGCTCGCCGAGTCCGGCATCGTCGGGACCGCAGTCGGTCTCGCGTATCGCGGCTACCGGCCGGTCGTGGAGATCCAGTTCGACGGCTTCGTCTACCCCGCGTTCGACCAGATCGTCTCACAGGTCGCGAAGCTGCACTACCGGACACAGGGCCGGGTGAAGATGCCGATCACGATCCGCATCCCATGGGCGGGCGGCATCGGCGCGGCGGAGCACCACTCCGAATCGCCCGAGGCCTATTTCGTGCACACCGCCGGTCTGCGCGTGATCGCCGTGTCGAACCCGCAGGATGCGTACCGCTGCCTGCAACAGGCGATCGCCTCCGACGACCCGGTGATCTTCTTCGAGCCCAAGCGGCTCTACCACCACAAGGGCGAGGTCGACCTGGACGCCTCGCTCGCGGACGCCCCGCCGATGGGGCTCGCGCACGTCGTCCGGCAGGGCACCGACGCGACGATCCTGACGTACGGCGCGATGGTCTCGACGGTCCTGGATGCCGCATCCGCCGCCGAGGACGAGGGGCTGTCGCTCGAAGTCATCGACCTGCGCTCCCTATCGCCGATCGACTACGACACGATCGCGGCGGCGGTGCGACGCACCGGCCGTGTCGTGGTCGCGCACGAAGCCTCGCGCGAGGCCGGCGTCGCTGCAGAGGTCATCGCCAGCATCACCGAGCGCTGTTTCGAGTACCTGGAGGCGGCGCCCGTGCGGGTCACCGGGCACGACGTGCCGTATCCTCCCGCCAAGCTGGAGAAGTTCCATCTCCCCGATCTGGATCGGATCCTCGATGCTGTCGACCGCGTGCTCGATCGCCCGAACAGCCTGACGGGAGCTGAATCATGA
- a CDS encoding dihydrolipoamide acetyltransferase family protein has translation MIQEFRLPDLGEGLTDAEVVQWLVAPGDTVALNQTLAEVETAKAVVELPSPYDGTVTTLHAEAGDTVEVGAPLIAFDVAGAETADAAQAGAEPADAATAANTGDASDAGEKTPPNLVGYGAAPSSKARPARRARRAAAASTPTDTAVLEAAPHDVLPDAPASPRIGDRPRSTPPVRAYAKRLGVDLVLVAAEVGDRVITRDDIDAYAERIGGQTDRPAPAASQPSAFGDASERETRIPIRGVRKHTAAAMVQSAFTAPHVTTFHTVDVTATMDLIASLRADRSLSEHRIGPLVVVAKAVCLALGRTPGLNSRWDEEAGEIVQPHYVDLGIAAATDRGLIVPNIRDADGMNLPQLADAVSALTQTARSGKTSPADLAGGTFSITNIGVFGIDAGTPILPPGQSGILAVGAVRRMPWEHHGEIALRQVMTLSLSFDHRIVDGAEGARFVKDVADILEQPGRAMILG, from the coding sequence ATGATCCAGGAGTTCCGCCTTCCGGACCTCGGCGAGGGGCTGACCGACGCCGAGGTCGTGCAGTGGCTCGTGGCCCCCGGTGACACGGTCGCCCTGAACCAGACGCTCGCCGAGGTCGAGACAGCCAAGGCGGTCGTCGAGCTGCCGTCACCGTACGACGGCACGGTCACGACGCTGCACGCCGAGGCGGGGGACACTGTCGAGGTCGGCGCGCCGCTGATCGCCTTCGACGTGGCCGGTGCTGAGACCGCCGACGCCGCGCAGGCGGGCGCCGAACCGGCGGATGCCGCGACTGCCGCGAACACGGGCGACGCATCCGATGCCGGCGAGAAGACGCCGCCGAACCTCGTCGGTTATGGAGCTGCGCCCTCGAGCAAGGCTCGTCCGGCCCGGCGCGCCCGGAGAGCCGCAGCCGCGTCGACGCCGACCGACACCGCAGTGCTCGAGGCCGCCCCCCATGACGTTCTTCCTGATGCCCCGGCATCCCCTCGCATCGGAGACCGCCCGCGCTCCACTCCACCGGTGCGCGCCTACGCGAAGCGCCTGGGAGTCGACCTCGTCCTCGTCGCCGCGGAGGTCGGCGACCGCGTGATCACCCGTGACGATATCGACGCCTATGCCGAGCGCATCGGCGGTCAGACGGACAGACCCGCTCCTGCGGCATCGCAGCCAAGCGCCTTCGGGGATGCGTCGGAGCGCGAGACGCGGATCCCCATCCGCGGAGTGCGCAAGCACACCGCCGCGGCCATGGTTCAGAGTGCGTTCACCGCTCCGCACGTCACGACGTTCCACACCGTCGATGTCACCGCCACCATGGATCTCATCGCCAGTCTGCGCGCTGATCGCTCGCTGTCGGAGCACAGGATCGGCCCTCTCGTGGTCGTCGCGAAGGCGGTATGCCTTGCACTCGGCCGCACGCCGGGACTGAACTCCCGCTGGGACGAGGAGGCCGGCGAGATCGTACAGCCGCACTACGTGGACCTCGGCATCGCGGCGGCGACGGATCGCGGCCTGATCGTTCCGAACATCCGCGATGCGGACGGGATGAACCTGCCTCAGCTCGCAGACGCTGTCAGCGCACTCACGCAGACGGCACGGTCAGGCAAGACCTCACCGGCTGACCTTGCCGGGGGTACCTTCTCGATCACGAACATCGGCGTGTTCGGCATCGACGCGGGCACCCCGATCCTCCCGCCGGGGCAGTCGGGCATTCTCGCGGTCGGCGCTGTGCGGCGGATGCCGTGGGAGCACCACGGCGAGATCGCGCTGCGTCAGGTCATGACGCTCAGCCTGTCCTTCGACCACAGGATCGTGGACGGCGCAGAGGGTGCCAGGTTCGTGAAGGACGTCGCTGACATCCTCGAACAGCCCGGCCGCGCCATGATTCTCGGCTGA
- a CDS encoding TetR/AcrR family transcriptional regulator, which translates to MTTPLTARDRAKAERADALLHEAARLFAERGYSGVSLEDIGAAVGVSGPAVYRHFTGKQALLGAVLVKVSEDLVSGGSRVSNGAGSADVRMQALIDFHVDFALGNADVIRVHDRDLAHLDDEDRAEVRRLQRAYIDLWISALSPLREAPADELRLRVQACFGLINSTPHSTRSASRSKRSTAAILGAMAHAALTA; encoded by the coding sequence ATGACAACCCCACTCACTGCACGGGATCGCGCAAAGGCGGAGCGTGCTGATGCGCTGCTGCATGAGGCAGCCCGCCTGTTCGCGGAGCGCGGCTATTCCGGTGTCAGTCTGGAGGACATCGGAGCGGCCGTCGGCGTCTCCGGCCCAGCGGTCTACCGGCACTTCACCGGAAAGCAGGCACTGCTCGGCGCCGTGCTGGTCAAGGTCAGCGAGGACCTTGTGAGCGGTGGCTCGCGCGTCTCGAATGGCGCGGGGAGCGCCGACGTTCGGATGCAGGCGCTGATCGACTTCCACGTGGACTTCGCACTCGGCAACGCCGATGTGATCCGTGTCCACGACCGCGATCTCGCCCATCTTGACGACGAGGATCGCGCCGAGGTGCGCCGATTGCAGCGCGCCTACATCGATCTGTGGATCTCCGCGCTCTCGCCGCTGCGAGAGGCACCTGCGGACGAACTCCGGCTGCGGGTGCAGGCCTGCTTCGGGCTGATCAACTCGACACCGCACAGCACGCGCAGCGCCTCGCGATCGAAGAGATCGACCGCCGCGATCCTCGGCGCGATGGCGCACGCGGCGCTCACCGCCTGA
- a CDS encoding carboxyl transferase domain-containing protein yields MPVTQQTLATQLRERLATVALGGPERSRERHVARGKLLPRERIVRLLDEGSPFLEVAPLAAEGLYGGEVPAAGVVAGIGLVHGRHVMVVCNDATVKGGSYLPLTVKKHLRAQEIAIENRLPCLYLVDSGGAFLPKQDEVFPDRDHFGRIFFNQARMSAEGIPQLAAVLGSCTAGGAYVPAMSDETVIVRNQGTIFLGGPPLVKAAIGEVVTAEELGGGELHARRSGVVDHLAEDDEHALEILRDIVQTLPPPAAPAWEVSASRAPDEQTSLYDIVPVDVNAAYDVHEVITRLVDGDSFREFKAEYGTTLVTGFARLHGHPVGIIANNGVLFSESALKGAHFIELSDQRGIPLLFLQNITGFMVGSDAEAGGIAKDGAKMVTAVATTRVPKLTVIIGGSFGAGNYSMCGRAYSPRFLWTWPASRISVMGGNQAASVLATVKEDQFAARDEPWSADERAAFEEPIKAQYESQGEPYYATARLWDDGIIDPDQTRDRLGLALDVIARSPLPEPRFGIFRM; encoded by the coding sequence ATGCCCGTGACCCAGCAGACGCTTGCCACCCAGCTGCGTGAACGCCTTGCGACCGTCGCTCTCGGCGGGCCGGAGAGATCACGCGAACGTCATGTCGCTCGTGGCAAGCTCCTGCCGCGGGAACGCATCGTCAGGCTTCTCGACGAGGGGAGTCCCTTTCTCGAGGTCGCCCCGCTCGCGGCGGAGGGCCTGTACGGGGGAGAGGTTCCGGCGGCCGGAGTGGTCGCGGGCATCGGGCTCGTTCACGGTCGGCACGTGATGGTGGTGTGCAACGACGCCACCGTGAAGGGCGGCAGCTACCTGCCGCTCACGGTGAAGAAGCACCTCCGCGCGCAGGAGATAGCGATCGAGAATCGGCTTCCGTGCCTGTACCTGGTCGACTCGGGCGGCGCGTTCCTGCCTAAGCAGGACGAGGTGTTCCCCGACCGGGATCACTTCGGGCGGATCTTCTTCAATCAAGCACGGATGAGCGCCGAGGGCATTCCGCAGCTCGCGGCAGTCCTCGGCTCCTGCACCGCCGGCGGCGCATACGTGCCCGCGATGAGCGACGAGACCGTGATCGTGCGCAATCAGGGCACGATCTTCCTGGGAGGCCCGCCGCTCGTTAAGGCCGCGATCGGCGAAGTCGTCACGGCTGAGGAGCTCGGCGGGGGAGAGCTGCACGCACGTCGGTCCGGCGTCGTCGACCACCTCGCAGAGGACGACGAGCACGCCCTGGAGATCCTGCGCGACATCGTCCAGACGCTGCCACCGCCGGCCGCCCCGGCATGGGAGGTCTCGGCATCCCGCGCTCCCGACGAGCAGACCAGTCTCTATGACATCGTGCCAGTGGATGTGAACGCCGCCTACGACGTGCACGAGGTGATCACGCGGCTCGTCGACGGCGACTCCTTCCGCGAGTTCAAGGCCGAGTACGGCACGACCCTGGTCACCGGATTCGCTCGGCTGCACGGGCACCCGGTCGGGATCATCGCCAACAACGGCGTGCTTTTCAGCGAGTCGGCGCTCAAGGGCGCGCACTTCATCGAGCTGAGCGATCAGCGCGGCATTCCGCTGCTGTTCCTGCAGAACATCACCGGCTTCATGGTCGGCTCCGACGCGGAGGCCGGCGGCATCGCGAAGGATGGCGCGAAGATGGTGACAGCGGTCGCGACGACGCGCGTGCCCAAGCTCACCGTCATCATCGGCGGCTCCTTCGGTGCCGGGAACTACTCGATGTGCGGGCGGGCGTACTCGCCGCGATTCCTGTGGACCTGGCCGGCGAGCCGGATCTCGGTGATGGGCGGCAACCAGGCGGCATCCGTGCTCGCCACGGTCAAGGAGGACCAGTTCGCAGCCCGCGACGAACCGTGGAGCGCGGATGAGCGCGCCGCCTTCGAAGAGCCCATCAAGGCACAATACGAGAGTCAGGGCGAGCCGTACTACGCGACCGCCCGATTGTGGGACGACGGCATCATCGACCCGGATCAGACCCGTGATCGGCTCGGCCTGGCGCTCGACGTGATCGCCCGCAGCCCGCTGCCCGAACCGCGCTTCGGCATTTTCAGGATGTGA